In Archangium violaceum, the following are encoded in one genomic region:
- a CDS encoding sigma 54-interacting transcriptional regulator has translation MSDDRPEVTQTVQTGPEGRSTRIQVREWTVEVVAGPDKGKKVTTQDALLRVGSDPATDLVLSDQTVSRRHIEMERTSKGILLRDLGSRNGTFLDGHQVMQVLLQPGDKVVLGKTKLAIKQEARATEVEVMGGADAFGGLVATSEMMRVVFSQLRGIAREDMNLLVEGETGTGKELAARAVHEHSRRRHGPFKVVDCNLITEEKAERELFGGLRSGGDEDDKGSKGVFEAAQGGTLFLDEVGELPLSLQPKLLRVLESREVPSLDGAPVPVDVRVIASTHRNLEEDVRQGRFRADLYYRLAVARVRLPPLRTRREDIPVLAQSLLRGLKSSFELTPQTIALFEGYDWPGNVRELRNVLERGALMQETGNVSWLDFMAQPQRKAEGGEQPTTSVAALVTGMPYHEAKDRVVADFERLYFAEVMRQSNFDMKTAEQHTGLSMQSLYRLLKKNGLRLKDLKNAEGLDK, from the coding sequence ATGAGCGACGACAGGCCGGAGGTCACCCAGACCGTGCAGACGGGTCCCGAGGGACGGTCGACACGGATCCAGGTGCGAGAGTGGACGGTGGAGGTGGTGGCCGGCCCTGACAAGGGGAAGAAGGTCACCACGCAAGACGCGCTGCTGCGCGTGGGCTCGGATCCGGCGACGGACCTGGTGCTCAGTGACCAGACGGTGAGCCGTCGGCACATCGAGATGGAGCGCACGTCGAAGGGCATCCTCCTGCGCGACCTGGGCAGCCGCAATGGCACGTTCCTGGACGGACACCAGGTGATGCAGGTGCTGCTGCAGCCGGGCGACAAGGTGGTGCTGGGCAAGACGAAGCTGGCCATCAAGCAGGAGGCCCGCGCCACCGAGGTGGAGGTGATGGGTGGAGCCGACGCCTTCGGCGGGCTGGTGGCCACCTCGGAGATGATGCGGGTCGTCTTCTCGCAGCTGCGCGGCATCGCCCGCGAGGACATGAACCTGCTGGTGGAGGGCGAGACGGGCACCGGCAAGGAGCTGGCGGCGCGCGCGGTGCACGAGCACTCGCGCCGGCGGCACGGCCCCTTCAAGGTGGTGGACTGCAACCTCATCACCGAGGAGAAGGCCGAGCGCGAGCTGTTCGGCGGCCTGCGCTCCGGAGGAGACGAGGACGACAAGGGCTCCAAGGGCGTCTTCGAGGCGGCCCAGGGTGGAACCCTGTTCCTGGACGAGGTGGGCGAGCTGCCGCTGTCGCTGCAGCCCAAGCTGCTGCGCGTGCTGGAGTCGCGCGAGGTGCCCTCGCTGGACGGGGCGCCGGTGCCGGTGGACGTGCGCGTCATCGCCTCCACGCACCGCAACCTCGAGGAGGACGTGCGCCAGGGCCGCTTCCGGGCGGACCTCTACTACCGGCTGGCGGTGGCGCGCGTGCGCCTGCCCCCGCTGCGCACCCGGCGCGAGGACATCCCCGTGCTGGCCCAGTCCCTGCTGCGCGGCCTCAAGTCCTCCTTCGAGCTCACCCCCCAGACGATCGCCCTCTTCGAGGGCTACGACTGGCCGGGCAACGTGCGCGAGCTGCGCAACGTGCTGGAGCGCGGCGCCCTCATGCAGGAGACGGGCAACGTCAGCTGGCTGGACTTCATGGCCCAGCCCCAGCGCAAGGCGGAGGGTGGCGAGCAGCCCACCACCAGCGTGGCCGCGCTGGTGACGGGCATGCCCTACCACGAGGCCAAGGACCGGGTGGTGGCCGACTTCGAGCGCCTCTACTTCGCCGAGGTCATGCGTCAGTCCAACTTCGACATGAAGACGGCCGAGCAGCACACCGGCCTGTCCATGCAGAGCCTCTACCGACTGCTCAAGAAGAACGGTCTGCGCCTGAAGGATCTCAAGAACGCCGAGGGCCTTGATAAATGA
- the grxC gene encoding glutaredoxin 3, producing MKPVKIYTTTYCGYCVRAKDLLTRKGVKYEELDVTGDDEMRAKLVEMSGQRTVPQIWIGDTHVGGYSDLARLDSEGRLDPMLQA from the coding sequence TTGAAGCCCGTGAAAATCTACACCACGACCTATTGCGGTTACTGCGTCCGGGCGAAGGATCTGCTCACCCGCAAGGGCGTGAAGTACGAGGAGCTGGACGTCACCGGCGATGACGAGATGCGCGCGAAGCTGGTGGAGATGAGCGGCCAGCGGACCGTGCCGCAGATCTGGATCGGCGACACCCACGTGGGTGGCTATTCGGATCTCGCCCGCCTGGACAGCGAGGGAAGACTCGATCCCATGCTGCAAGCCTGA
- the groL gene encoding chaperonin GroEL (60 kDa chaperone family; promotes refolding of misfolded polypeptides especially under stressful conditions; forms two stacked rings of heptamers to form a barrel-shaped 14mer; ends can be capped by GroES; misfolded proteins enter the barrel where they are refolded when GroES binds) — translation MAKDILFDVRAREAILRGVNILADAVKVTLGPKGRNVVIEKSFGSPTITKDGVTVAKEIELENKFENMGAQMVKEVASKTSDVAGDGTTTATVLAQAIFREGAKLVAAGHNPMDIKRGIDKAVAAIVAELKTLAKPTKDKKEIAQVGTISANGDTTIGQIIADAMEKVGKEGVITVEEAKGLDTTLDVVEGMQFDRGYLSPYFVTDPERMEVVLNDALILINEKKISSMKDMLPILEQVARSGKPLLIIAEDIEGEALATLVVNKIRGVLNVAAVKAPGFGDRRKAMLEDIATLTGGRMIAEDLGIKMETLTLNDLGRAKRITIDKDNTTIVDGAGAQKDIEARVKQIRAQIEETTSDYDREKLQERLAKLVGGVAVINVGAATETEMKEKKARVEDALNATRAAVEEGVVPGGGVALLRCSKALDTLKVDAGEKFGVDIIRRSVEEPLRQIVANGGLEGSVIVNKVKEGTGSYGFNAATSTYEDLLAAGVIDPAKVSRTALQNAASVASLMLTTEAMVADRPKEEKEGAGAGGGMGGMGGMGGMGGMGM, via the coding sequence ATGGCGAAGGACATTCTTTTCGACGTTCGTGCGCGCGAGGCCATCCTGCGCGGCGTGAACATCCTGGCCGACGCGGTGAAGGTCACCCTGGGCCCCAAGGGCCGCAACGTGGTGATCGAGAAGTCGTTCGGCTCGCCCACGATCACCAAGGACGGCGTGACCGTGGCCAAGGAGATCGAGCTTGAGAACAAGTTCGAGAACATGGGCGCCCAGATGGTCAAGGAGGTCGCCTCCAAGACCTCCGACGTGGCCGGTGACGGCACCACCACGGCGACCGTGCTGGCCCAGGCCATCTTCCGCGAGGGCGCGAAGCTGGTGGCCGCCGGTCACAACCCGATGGACATCAAGCGCGGCATCGACAAGGCCGTGGCCGCCATCGTGGCCGAGCTGAAGACGCTGGCCAAGCCGACCAAGGACAAGAAGGAGATCGCCCAGGTCGGTACCATCTCCGCCAACGGCGACACCACCATCGGGCAGATCATCGCCGACGCGATGGAGAAGGTCGGCAAGGAGGGCGTCATCACGGTGGAGGAGGCCAAGGGTCTCGACACCACCCTGGACGTGGTCGAGGGCATGCAGTTCGACCGCGGCTACCTCTCCCCGTACTTCGTGACGGATCCGGAGCGCATGGAGGTCGTGCTGAATGACGCCCTCATCCTCATCAACGAGAAGAAGATCTCCTCGATGAAGGACATGCTCCCCATCCTCGAGCAGGTGGCCCGCTCCGGCAAGCCGCTGCTGATCATCGCCGAGGACATCGAGGGCGAGGCCCTGGCCACCCTGGTGGTCAACAAGATCCGCGGCGTGCTCAACGTGGCCGCCGTGAAGGCCCCGGGCTTCGGTGACCGCCGCAAGGCCATGCTCGAGGACATCGCCACCCTGACGGGCGGCCGGATGATCGCCGAGGACCTCGGCATCAAGATGGAGACGCTGACCCTCAACGACCTGGGCCGCGCCAAGCGCATCACCATCGACAAGGACAACACCACCATCGTCGACGGTGCCGGTGCGCAGAAGGACATCGAGGCGCGCGTGAAGCAGATCCGCGCCCAGATCGAGGAGACCACCAGCGACTACGACCGCGAGAAGCTCCAGGAGCGTCTGGCGAAGCTGGTGGGCGGCGTGGCCGTCATCAACGTGGGCGCCGCGACCGAGACCGAGATGAAGGAGAAGAAGGCTCGCGTCGAGGACGCCCTCAACGCGACCCGCGCCGCCGTGGAGGAGGGCGTGGTGCCTGGCGGTGGCGTGGCCCTGCTGCGCTGCTCCAAGGCGCTGGACACCCTCAAGGTCGACGCCGGTGAGAAGTTCGGCGTGGACATCATCCGCCGCTCCGTCGAGGAGCCGCTGCGTCAGATCGTCGCCAACGGCGGTCTCGAGGGCAGCGTCATCGTCAACAAGGTCAAGGAGGGCACTGGCTCGTACGGCTTCAACGCCGCCACCAGCACCTACGAGGACCTGCTGGCCGCCGGCGTCATCGACCCGGCCAAGGTGAGCCGCACCGCGCTGCAGAACGCGGCCTCCGTTGCCTCCCTGATGCTCACCACCGAGGCCATGGTGGCGGATCGTCCGAAGGAGGAGAAGGAGGGCGCTGGCGCCGGCGGTGGTATGGGCGGCATGGGTGGTATGGGCGGCATGGGCGGCATGGGCATGTAG
- the groES gene encoding co-chaperone GroES, protein MKIRPLQDRLIVKRVAEENKTKGGLFIPDTAKEKPLEGKVLAVGNGKVLEDGKVRPLDIKAGDTILFSKYAGTEIKIDGEEHLILREEDVLGVIEK, encoded by the coding sequence GTGAAGATTCGTCCCCTGCAGGATCGTCTGATCGTCAAGCGCGTTGCCGAGGAGAACAAGACCAAGGGCGGTCTGTTCATCCCCGACACCGCCAAGGAGAAGCCCCTCGAGGGCAAGGTGCTCGCGGTCGGTAACGGCAAGGTGCTCGAGGACGGCAAGGTCCGCCCGCTCGACATCAAGGCCGGCGACACCATCCTGTTCAGCAAGTACGCGGGTACCGAGATCAAGATCGATGGCGAGGAGCACCTCATTCTCCGTGAGGAGGATGTGCTCGGCGTGATCGAGAAGTAA
- a CDS encoding NUDIX hydrolase, which produces MPREASAGGVVVRDQGSELEVAVIRPHGRSLWALPKGHVDPGETPEQTAAREVWEETGLRATLVAPLGEIRYVYQFRGQRIFKRVHFYLFRYQSGVLGDIQHAGHRVEVDETRWVPLVRVAALLGYKGEKAIAARAARMLLRAGASLVLSGVRPEGTGD; this is translated from the coding sequence ATGCCCCGTGAGGCGTCCGCCGGAGGAGTCGTCGTGCGAGACCAGGGGAGCGAGCTGGAGGTGGCCGTCATCCGGCCCCACGGCCGCTCCCTTTGGGCGCTTCCCAAGGGTCATGTGGACCCGGGGGAGACGCCCGAGCAGACGGCGGCCCGGGAGGTGTGGGAGGAGACGGGCCTGAGGGCCACGCTCGTCGCGCCGCTGGGGGAGATCCGCTACGTCTACCAGTTCCGCGGCCAGCGCATCTTCAAGCGCGTCCACTTCTACCTGTTCCGCTACCAGTCGGGCGTCCTGGGAGACATCCAGCACGCGGGGCACAGGGTGGAGGTGGACGAGACGCGCTGGGTGCCACTGGTGAGGGTGGCGGCCCTGCTGGGCTACAAGGGCGAGAAGGCCATCGCCGCGCGCGCGGCGAGGATGCTGCTGCGCGCGGGGGCCAGTCTCGTCCTCTCCGGGGTGCGCCCGGAGGGCACCGGGGACTAG
- the rpoZ gene encoding DNA-directed RNA polymerase subunit omega produces MARVTVEDCLPLVDNRFALVLLAAKRARQLMAGARPIIDTSKNKPPVLSLREVATGRVKFDRDVREALTGKYTQGEKPQQASGI; encoded by the coding sequence ATGGCTCGCGTTACAGTCGAAGACTGCCTCCCCCTGGTCGACAACCGCTTCGCGCTCGTGCTGCTGGCGGCCAAGCGTGCCCGCCAGCTCATGGCCGGTGCCCGCCCCATCATCGACACGTCCAAGAACAAGCCGCCCGTGCTCTCCCTGCGCGAGGTGGCCACCGGCCGGGTGAAGTTCGATCGCGACGTGCGCGAGGCCCTCACCGGCAAGTACACCCAGGGTGAGAAGCCGCAGCAGGCCAGCGGTATCTAG
- a CDS encoding sensor histidine kinase: MLLCAIILGFIVVDTLYLDRFSAWALGLRVVWTLNIIAYPLLVRRSSDSWLGPLTDLNALISSVCILGLCWVMGGVGSPYFIIVSTQPLATSLVHHRRRRATLVSGSVCCVGTLVLLRSLEPSPIEALTWMSMMVGMTLLAVYFSQQSLKVQQAEHQARLERARRESLEALALSEHRRAQSEKLAIVGRLASGVAHEINNPLAYVGSNVDFVRKELLATQGEASREELAEVLAETRVGIQHIHQVVADLRGFARMDANEPTECRLADVVADAMKLASLRLKNVALRRVDVPLDLPEIFVVRQRLVQVVLNLLVNAGDALESHKVERGEVGVVGRVEGGRVVLLVEDNGPGFPPHVLSRIFEAFFTTKSPDKGTGLGLNLSRELVEQFGGTLTASNRAQGGACLRIELPAHQDDSSEDEEREPEQKDQEAVGSA; this comes from the coding sequence GTGCTGCTGTGCGCGATCATCCTCGGCTTCATCGTGGTGGATACGCTCTACCTGGACCGCTTCAGCGCCTGGGCCCTGGGGCTGCGCGTGGTGTGGACCCTGAACATCATCGCCTACCCGCTTCTCGTCCGGAGGAGCTCCGACTCCTGGCTGGGCCCGCTCACGGATCTGAACGCGCTGATCTCCAGCGTGTGCATCCTGGGGCTCTGCTGGGTGATGGGAGGCGTGGGGAGCCCCTACTTCATCATTGTGTCCACCCAGCCGCTGGCCACCTCCCTGGTGCACCATCGGCGGAGACGGGCGACGCTCGTGAGCGGCTCGGTGTGCTGCGTGGGGACGCTGGTGCTCCTACGGAGCCTGGAGCCCTCTCCCATCGAGGCGCTGACGTGGATGTCCATGATGGTGGGGATGACCCTGCTCGCGGTGTACTTCTCCCAGCAGTCGCTCAAGGTCCAGCAGGCGGAGCATCAGGCCCGGCTCGAGCGCGCCCGCCGCGAGTCGCTGGAGGCGCTGGCCCTCAGCGAGCACCGCCGGGCCCAGTCGGAGAAGCTGGCCATCGTGGGACGGCTGGCGTCGGGCGTGGCGCATGAGATCAACAACCCCCTGGCCTACGTGGGCTCCAACGTCGACTTCGTGCGCAAGGAGCTGCTGGCCACCCAGGGGGAGGCCTCCCGGGAGGAGCTGGCCGAGGTGCTCGCGGAGACGCGCGTGGGCATCCAGCACATTCATCAGGTCGTCGCGGACCTGCGGGGCTTCGCGCGCATGGACGCCAACGAGCCCACCGAGTGCCGCCTGGCGGACGTGGTGGCCGATGCCATGAAGCTGGCCTCGCTGAGGCTGAAGAACGTGGCGTTGCGGCGGGTGGACGTGCCCCTGGACCTGCCGGAGATCTTCGTCGTGCGGCAGCGGCTGGTGCAGGTGGTGCTCAACCTGCTGGTCAACGCCGGTGACGCGCTCGAGTCGCACAAGGTGGAGCGTGGCGAGGTGGGGGTGGTGGGGCGGGTCGAGGGGGGGCGCGTGGTGCTGCTCGTCGAGGACAACGGGCCCGGCTTTCCCCCGCACGTGCTGTCCCGGATCTTCGAGGCCTTCTTCACCACCAAGAGCCCCGACAAGGGCACCGGCCTGGGGCTCAACCTCTCGCGCGAGCTGGTGGAGCAGTTCGGCGGCACGCTCACCGCCAGCAACCGCGCCCAGGGCGGGGCGTGTCTGCGCATCGAGCTCCCCGCCCATCAGGACGACTCCTCCGAGGACGAGGAGCGGGAGCCCGAGCAGAAGGATCAGGAGGCCGTGGGCTCCGCGTGA
- a CDS encoding YhfC family intramembrane metalloprotease: MFSGLDGRLIASFVVAIAFDILMPVAVVLWVRRRFGVTWKVIGIGALAFALSQMFTRVPAIQIIQYLLKDQLKASAVLMNVWIAVLSLTAGLFEETARLIAFKYPLKDQRTWRNAIGFGAGHGGLESAVLIGGLALIGLINVVVLTRMDITTLPLAPEQLDQVRVAKAQISAMRWWEPLLGAYERMGAMLVHIGMTVLVLQRFLRDQRRWYWIAMGLHALMNWATVMVMTQVGPIAAEGVVTAFALLSLWIILRFRPAHAEPTAS; encoded by the coding sequence GTGTTCTCTGGACTCGACGGACGGCTGATCGCCAGCTTCGTGGTGGCGATCGCCTTCGACATCTTGATGCCGGTGGCGGTGGTGCTGTGGGTGCGTCGGAGGTTCGGCGTGACCTGGAAGGTCATCGGCATCGGCGCGCTGGCCTTCGCCCTCTCGCAGATGTTCACCCGGGTGCCGGCGATCCAGATCATCCAGTACCTGTTGAAGGATCAGCTGAAGGCCTCGGCGGTCCTGATGAACGTCTGGATCGCCGTCCTGAGCCTCACCGCCGGGCTCTTCGAGGAGACGGCGCGGCTCATCGCGTTCAAGTACCCGCTGAAGGACCAGCGGACGTGGAGGAACGCCATCGGCTTCGGGGCCGGGCATGGCGGGCTCGAGTCGGCGGTGCTCATCGGCGGGCTCGCCCTCATCGGCCTCATCAACGTGGTGGTCCTCACCCGGATGGACATCACGACGCTGCCGCTCGCGCCCGAGCAGCTCGATCAGGTGCGCGTGGCGAAGGCGCAGATCTCCGCGATGCGCTGGTGGGAGCCGCTGCTGGGCGCCTACGAGCGCATGGGCGCGATGCTCGTCCACATCGGCATGACCGTGCTGGTGCTCCAGCGCTTCCTGCGCGACCAGCGGCGCTGGTACTGGATCGCCATGGGACTCCACGCGCTCATGAACTGGGCGACCGTGATGGTGATGACCCAGGTGGGCCCGATCGCCGCGGAGGGCGTGGTGACCGCGTTCGCCCTGCTCAGCCTGTGGATCATCCTGCGCTTCCGGCCGGCTCACGCGGAGCCCACGGCCTCCTGA
- a CDS encoding carbon-nitrogen hydrolase family protein, which translates to MTRPHPRFKAAAVQAAPAFLDLDAGVDKAERLIAEAAENGASLIAFPETWLPGYPFWVWLGAPGWGMQFVQRYFDQSLEVDGPQMGRLREAARRHGIHVVMGYSERSGASLYMGQALIGPEGELIAARRKLKPTHAERTVFGEGDGGDLKVHATALGKLGALNCWEHIQPLVKQAMFSQGEQVHVASWPSFSLYRGLAYALGPEVNLSASQIYAVEGQCFVIGSCATVSEEMTALLCDAPDRAKMLLAGGGFAMIYGPDGRPLSQPLDERAEGLVYAELDLGLIPLAKAVADPAGHYSRPDVLRLMFNDTPHRLVERFDEELNEVERVA; encoded by the coding sequence ATGACCAGGCCCCATCCCCGATTCAAGGCCGCGGCCGTGCAGGCCGCTCCCGCGTTCCTGGACCTCGACGCCGGTGTGGACAAGGCCGAGCGCCTCATCGCCGAGGCCGCCGAGAATGGCGCCTCGCTCATCGCCTTCCCGGAGACGTGGCTGCCCGGCTATCCGTTCTGGGTCTGGCTCGGCGCGCCCGGCTGGGGCATGCAGTTCGTGCAGCGCTATTTCGATCAGTCGCTCGAGGTGGACGGCCCCCAGATGGGGCGGCTGCGCGAGGCGGCCCGGCGGCACGGCATCCACGTGGTGATGGGCTACAGCGAGCGCTCCGGGGCCAGCCTCTACATGGGCCAGGCCCTCATCGGTCCCGAGGGGGAGCTCATCGCCGCGCGGCGCAAGCTCAAGCCCACGCATGCCGAGCGCACGGTGTTCGGCGAGGGCGACGGCGGGGACCTGAAGGTGCACGCCACGGCGCTCGGGAAGCTGGGGGCGCTCAACTGCTGGGAGCACATCCAGCCGCTGGTGAAGCAGGCGATGTTCAGCCAGGGCGAGCAGGTGCACGTGGCCTCCTGGCCCAGCTTCTCGCTCTACCGGGGCCTGGCGTACGCGCTGGGGCCCGAGGTGAACCTCTCCGCCAGCCAGATATACGCGGTGGAGGGGCAGTGCTTTGTCATCGGCTCGTGCGCCACGGTCTCCGAGGAGATGACGGCGCTGCTGTGTGACGCGCCGGACCGCGCGAAGATGCTGCTCGCCGGAGGCGGCTTCGCGATGATCTACGGCCCCGACGGCCGGCCCCTGTCTCAACCGCTCGATGAGCGCGCCGAGGGCCTCGTGTACGCGGAGCTCGACCTGGGGCTCATCCCGCTCGCCAAGGCGGTGGCGGACCCGGCGGGGCACTACTCGCGCCCGGACGTGCTGCGGCTGATGTTCAACGACACGCCCCACCGGCTCGTGGAGCGCTTCGACGAGGAGTTGAACGAGGTAGAACGGGTAGCATAG
- the feaR gene encoding transcriptional regulator FeaR, translated as MGRLLTTTQVPPREQFDFWHEVVCQRFVPLDTRRQESGPFLGRLEATAMSGLVVTDIVADPQQVVRSRQSIASSDPELLMVCLHLDGEGAVEQDERLARLSPGDLVLFDSTRPYRLLFDSRFRQLVFHFPRQRLLPRLADPCAVTAVRVDGRGGVGRLAADFLRSLGEQAGALDARSAPAIFEQVMGLLSLAFGAPLAPEEEPASPAHLARLKRIQAYIEEHLSEPELSPADLAAAHHVSVRYLHRLFELAGCSVGDWLRERRLVRCAESLADPRQRGRGVSEVAFAWGFNDASHFSRAFKQRFGVSPREYRERALLSVR; from the coding sequence ATGGGACGTCTCCTCACGACGACGCAGGTGCCTCCGCGCGAGCAGTTCGACTTCTGGCACGAGGTGGTCTGTCAGCGGTTCGTGCCCCTGGACACCCGGCGCCAGGAGTCCGGCCCGTTCCTCGGGCGCCTCGAGGCCACGGCCATGAGCGGCCTGGTGGTGACGGACATCGTGGCGGATCCCCAGCAGGTGGTGCGCTCGCGACAGTCCATCGCGAGCTCGGACCCGGAGCTGTTGATGGTCTGCCTCCACCTCGACGGAGAGGGGGCGGTGGAGCAGGACGAGCGCCTCGCGCGGCTCTCGCCCGGGGATCTGGTGCTGTTCGACAGCACGCGCCCGTACCGGCTCCTGTTCGACAGCCGCTTCCGGCAGCTCGTGTTCCACTTCCCTCGCCAGCGGCTGCTGCCCCGGCTGGCCGACCCGTGTGCGGTGACGGCCGTGCGCGTGGACGGACGCGGTGGGGTGGGGCGGCTCGCCGCGGACTTCCTGCGCTCTCTCGGGGAACAGGCCGGGGCGCTGGATGCGCGCAGCGCTCCCGCCATCTTCGAGCAGGTGATGGGATTGCTCTCCCTGGCCTTCGGCGCTCCTCTTGCCCCCGAGGAGGAGCCCGCCTCTCCAGCGCACCTCGCCCGGTTGAAGCGGATCCAGGCGTATATCGAGGAGCACCTCTCCGAGCCGGAGCTGTCTCCCGCGGACCTGGCCGCCGCGCACCACGTCTCGGTGCGCTACCTGCATCGGTTGTTCGAGCTCGCCGGCTGCTCCGTGGGGGACTGGTTGCGAGAGCGGCGGCTGGTGCGGTGCGCCGAGTCGCTCGCGGATCCCCGGCAGCGGGGGCGCGGAGTCTCGGAGGTCGCCTTCGCCTGGGGCTTCAACGACGCGAGCCACTTCAGCCGCGCCTTCAAGCAGCGCTTCGGGGTGAGCCCGAGGGAGTACCGCGAGCGGGCCCTCCTCTCCGTGCGTTGA
- a CDS encoding ABC transporter substrate-binding protein, with amino-acid sequence MPRLVALIAAVALCSFACERKSPPPAPPAVVPQAQRAPTEQGPIVLGSVGSLTGSEAYFGTSIRDGIQFAVEEVNAAGGVKGRQVEVRYYDSQGRIEESVAAAKRLLTQDRVLVLLGEVSSSSSLAIADAAQAARVPMVSPSATHPDVTKKGDYIFRTCFIDSFQGEVMARFARENLKLDRVAVLQDSKNAYSLGLAEAFTSAFTKRGGTLVAVESYAKGDTDYRAPLLAVKKAKPQAVYVPGFYSEVGVIARQARELGLSVPLLGADGWDSDSIFELAGQALEGSYHSSHYAVDNPAPELQRFITAFRTRYGRTPDAAAALGYDAARVSLAAIERAESLTGSAIRDALARTKDFQGASGTLTLDAHRNPVKPAVVLEIHDGRRRFAAAVTP; translated from the coding sequence ATGCCTCGCCTCGTCGCGTTGATCGCCGCCGTTGCCCTGTGTTCCTTCGCCTGCGAGCGGAAGTCCCCGCCTCCCGCGCCCCCGGCGGTTGTGCCCCAAGCGCAGCGTGCTCCCACGGAGCAGGGGCCGATCGTGCTCGGCTCGGTGGGGAGCCTCACGGGCTCGGAGGCCTACTTCGGCACGAGCATCCGGGATGGCATCCAATTCGCGGTGGAGGAGGTGAACGCCGCGGGCGGAGTGAAGGGGCGCCAGGTCGAGGTCCGCTATTACGACAGCCAGGGCCGCATCGAGGAGTCGGTGGCCGCGGCGAAGCGGCTGCTCACGCAGGACCGGGTGCTCGTGCTCCTGGGCGAGGTGTCATCGTCCAGCTCGCTGGCCATCGCGGACGCGGCGCAGGCGGCCCGGGTGCCCATGGTGTCGCCCTCGGCCACCCACCCGGACGTCACGAAGAAGGGCGACTACATCTTCCGCACCTGCTTCATCGACTCCTTCCAGGGCGAGGTCATGGCGCGCTTCGCCCGGGAGAACCTGAAGCTCGACCGCGTGGCGGTGCTGCAGGACAGCAAGAACGCGTACTCGCTCGGGCTGGCCGAGGCCTTCACCTCGGCGTTCACCAAGCGGGGCGGGACGCTGGTGGCCGTGGAGAGCTACGCCAAGGGGGACACGGACTACCGCGCGCCGCTGCTGGCGGTGAAGAAGGCGAAGCCGCAGGCCGTGTACGTCCCGGGCTTCTACAGCGAGGTGGGCGTCATCGCCCGGCAGGCGAGGGAGCTGGGGCTCTCGGTGCCGTTGCTCGGCGCGGATGGCTGGGACTCGGATAGCATTTTCGAGCTGGCGGGCCAGGCGCTGGAGGGCAGCTACCACTCGTCGCACTACGCCGTGGACAACCCCGCGCCCGAGCTGCAGCGCTTCATCACCGCGTTCCGGACGCGCTACGGCCGGACGCCCGATGCCGCCGCCGCGCTGGGGTACGACGCCGCCCGGGTGTCGCTCGCGGCCATCGAGCGCGCCGAGTCGCTCACCGGCTCGGCGATCAGGGACGCGCTCGCCCGGACGAAGGACTTCCAGGGTGCTTCCGGAACCCTCACCCTGGACGCCCACCGCAACCCCGTGAAGCCGGCCGTGGTGCTCGAGATTCACGACGGCCGGCGCCGGTTCGCCGCGGCCGTGACTCCGTAA